In Cololabis saira isolate AMF1-May2022 chromosome 10, fColSai1.1, whole genome shotgun sequence, a single window of DNA contains:
- the LOC133451811 gene encoding immunoglobulin lambda-1 light chain-like: MLFLPAAALCCLCSALVAMAAELVQDDVTLTRRVGQSVSFSCGTDQCDWDRIFWFQKKEMETFRVILRIYSGGIDSDYNHPQEADFSAERTHNGCLLKLNRVKLDHSATYYCMCWKSDAHRNLYDIFGPGSKLYVTDEQVVKPVVSVYPAASRVHLGGGSSLLCVASAMFPPGVRFSWKRQKKNGPLEDVPPAEGEQVELREPGRSASIMVVHRLHQDTYRYSCYVKHEGGTVEAQTQEPADLPAPADPGSGVPAPADPGSGVPAPADPCSGVPAPADPGSEIFQSECRVKLLCLLYTVLTLKSLLYCCGLSLLMVLRNKGPSTN, translated from the exons ATGCTTTTCCTCCCAGCTGCTGCTCTGTGCTGTCTGTGTTCAG cgctggttgccatggcagcaGAGCTGGTTCAGGACGATGTAACACTGACCAGGAGAGTTGGACAAAGTGTCTCCTTCAGCTGTGGAACTGATCAGTGTGATTGGGACCGGATATTCTGGtttcagaaaaaagaaatggaaactTTCAGAGTCATTCTACGTATTTACAGCGGTGGAATTGATTCAGACTACAATCATCCTCAGGAAGCAGATTTCTCAGCTGAACGTACACATAACGGTTGTTTATTGAAGCTAAACAGAGTTAAACTGGATCATTCAGCCACCTACTACTGCATGTGTTGGAAGTCAGACGCCCACA GAAACCTGTACGACATCTTTGGACCTGGAAGTAAACTGTATGTAACCG ATGAGCAGGTAGTGAAGCCCGTGGTGAGCGTGTACCCAGCAGCATCCAGAGTCCACCTGGGGGGGGGCAGCTCCCTGCTGTGTGTGGCCTCAGCCATGTTTCCTCCTGGGGTCCGGTTCTCCTGGAAAAGACAGAAGAAGAACGGCCCGCTGGAGGACGTCCCCCCTGCCGAGGGAGAGCAGGTGGAGCTCAGAGAGCCGGGACGCAGCGCCTCCATCATGGTGGTCCACCGCCTCCATCAGGACACGTACAGATACAGCTGCTACGTCAAGCACGAGGGCGGCACGGTGGAGGCCCAGACACAAG AGCCAGCAGACCTgccagctccagcagatccaggttcaggggttccagctccagcagatccaggttcaggggttccagctccagcagatccatgttcaggggttccagctccagcagatccaggttCAGAGATCTTCCAGTCTGAGTGCAGGGTGAAGCTGCTCTGCCTGCTGTACACAGTGCTGACCCTGAAGAGTCTGCTGTACTGCTGTGGACTCTCTCTGCTCATGGTCCTCAGGAACAAGGGGCCGTCCACCAACTGA